A single window of Symphalangus syndactylus isolate Jambi chromosome 4, NHGRI_mSymSyn1-v2.1_pri, whole genome shotgun sequence DNA harbors:
- the LOC129481131 gene encoding small ribosomal subunit protein eS1 isoform X1 — translation MAVGKNKRLTKGGKKGAKKKVVDPFSKKDWYDVKAPAMFNIRNIGKTLVTRTQGTKIASDGLKGRVFEVSLADLQNDEVAFRKFKLITEDVQGKNCLTNFHGMDLTRDKMCSMVKKWQTMIEAHVDVKTTDGYLLRLFCVGFTKKRNNQIRKTSYAQHQQVRQIRKKMMEIMTREVQTNDLKEVVNKLIPDSIGKDIEKACQSIYPLHDVFVRKVKMLKKPKFELGKLMELHGEGSSSGKATGDETGAKVERADGYEPPVQESV, via the exons ATGGCGGTTGGCAAGAACAAGCGCCTTACGAAAGGCGGCAAAAAGGGAGCCAAGAAGAAAGT GGTTGATCCATTTTCTAAGAAAGATTGGTATGACGTGAAAGCACCTGCTATGTTCAATATAAGAAATATTGGAAAGACGCTCGTCACCAGGACCCAAGGAACGA aaattgcatCTGATGGTCTCAAGGGTCGTGTGTTTGAAGTGAGTCTTGCTGATTTGCAGAATGATGAAGTTGcatttagaaaattcaagctgATTACTGAAGATGTTCAGGGTAAAAACTGCCTGACTAACTTCCATGGCATGGATCTTACCCGTGACAAAATGTGTTCCATGGTCAAAAAATGGCAG ACAATGATTGAAGCTCATGTTGATGTCAAGACTACCGATGGTTACTTGCTTCGTCTGTTCTGTGTTGGTTTTACTAAAAAACGTAACAATCAGATACGGAAGACCTCTTACGCTCAGCACCAACAGGTCCGCCAAATCCGGAAGAAGATGATGGAAATCATGACCCGAGAGGTGCAGACAAatgacttgaaagaagtggtcaaTAAATT GATTCCAGACAGCATTGGAAAAGACATAGAAAAGGCTTGCCAATCTATTTATCCTCTCCATGATGTCTTcgttagaaaagtaaaaatgctgAAGAAGCCCAAGTTTGAAT tggGAAAGCTCATGGAGCTTCATGGTGAAGGCAGTAGTTCTGGAAAAGCCACTGGGGATGAGACAGGTGCTAAAGTTGAACGAGCTGATGGATATGAACCACCAGTCCAAGAATCTGTTTAA
- the LOC129481131 gene encoding small ribosomal subunit protein eS1 isoform X2, whose protein sequence is MAVGKNKRLTKGGKKGAKKKVVDPFSKKDWYDVKAPAMFNIRNIGKTLVTRTQGTKIASDGLKGRVFEVSLADLQNDEVAFRKFKLITEDKMMEIMTREVQTNDLKEVVNKLIPDSIGKDIEKACQSIYPLHDVFVRKVKMLKKPKFELGKLMELHGEGSSSGKATGDETGAKVERADGYEPPVQESV, encoded by the exons ATGGCGGTTGGCAAGAACAAGCGCCTTACGAAAGGCGGCAAAAAGGGAGCCAAGAAGAAAGT GGTTGATCCATTTTCTAAGAAAGATTGGTATGACGTGAAAGCACCTGCTATGTTCAATATAAGAAATATTGGAAAGACGCTCGTCACCAGGACCCAAGGAACGA aaattgcatCTGATGGTCTCAAGGGTCGTGTGTTTGAAGTGAGTCTTGCTGATTTGCAGAATGATGAAGTTGcatttagaaaattcaagctgATTACTGAAGAT AAGATGATGGAAATCATGACCCGAGAGGTGCAGACAAatgacttgaaagaagtggtcaaTAAATT GATTCCAGACAGCATTGGAAAAGACATAGAAAAGGCTTGCCAATCTATTTATCCTCTCCATGATGTCTTcgttagaaaagtaaaaatgctgAAGAAGCCCAAGTTTGAAT tggGAAAGCTCATGGAGCTTCATGGTGAAGGCAGTAGTTCTGGAAAAGCCACTGGGGATGAGACAGGTGCTAAAGTTGAACGAGCTGATGGATATGAACCACCAGTCCAAGAATCTGTTTAA